In the Ictalurus punctatus breed USDA103 chromosome 7, Coco_2.0, whole genome shotgun sequence genome, one interval contains:
- the st6galnac5a gene encoding alpha-N-acetylgalactosaminide alpha-2,6-sialyltransferase 5 isoform X1 has product MRTATRHGAAVFLAITMCTSLFFIYNINNNNNNDGRAGSSAASTQKPHKAPPPPPLQGYISIIDHSPLKMHCGSCSLVTSSGHLTAGGRGKEIDSAECVIRMNDAPSGRGFGPDVGRRTTLRVIAHSSMQRVLRSRHELLNSSHDTVFIFWGPSNYMRRDGKGLVYNNLRLMNQVLPKLKVYIISWQKMLQFDELFKKETGKDRWHNGGGKKRREDVRMKGQETATRNMPVPFPPKAPVRCQCQMGEELSPLSSVFA; this is encoded by the exons CGCCATGGAGCAGCCGTGTTTCTGGCCATCACCATGTGCACCAGCTTGTTCTTCATATAcaatatcaacaacaacaacaacaacgatggTAGGGCTGGAAGTTCTGCTGCGTCCACCCAGAAACCGCACAAAGCGCCTCCCCCGCCACCTCTCCAGGGATACATCAGCATTATTGACCACAGT CCCCTGAAGATGCATTGCGGAAGCTGCTCACTGGTTACTAGCTCAGGTCACCTGACAGCCGGAGGGCGCGGAAAGGAAATCGACAGTGCCGAGTGCGTGATCCGTATGAACGATGCGCCCAGCGGCCGTGGCTTTGGTCCAGACGTTGGCCGACGCACTACCCTGAGGGTGATTGCGCATTCTAGCATGCAGCGCGTCTTACGCAGTCGCCACGAACTGCTCAACTCCAGTCACGACACCGTGTTCATCTTCTGGGGCCCGAGCAACTACATGCGGCGGGATGGGAAGGGCCTGGTCTACAACAACCTGCGCCTCATGAACCAGGTGCTGCCCAAGCTTAAGGTCTACATCATCTCCTGGCAGAAGATGCTGCAGTTTGACGAGCTCTTCAAAAAAGAAACGGGCAAAGACAG GTGGCACAATGGTGGGGGGAAGAAAAGAAGGGAAGACGTGAGGATGAAAGGACAAGAGACTGCTACGAGAAACATGCCAGTGCCTTTTCCGCCAAAAGCCCCTGTTAGATGTCAGTGTCAGATGGGCGAGGAGTTGTCGCCGCTGTCGTCTGTGTTTGCCTGA
- the st6galnac5a gene encoding alpha-N-acetylgalactosaminide alpha-2,6-sialyltransferase 5 (The RefSeq protein has 1 substitution compared to this genomic sequence), translating to MRTATRHGAAVFLAITMCTSLFFIYNINNNNNNDGRAGSSAASTQKPHKAPPPPPLQGYISIIDHSPLKMHCGSCSLVTSSGHLTAGGRGKEIDSAECVIRMNDAPSGRGFGPDVGRRTTLRVIAHSSMQRVLRSRHELLNSSHDTMFIFWGPSNYMRRDGKGLVYNNLRLMNQVLPKLKVYIISWQKMLQFDELFKKETGKDRRTSNSWLSTGWFTMTIALQLCDRINVYGMVPPDFCKEAQRPSVPYHYYEPLGPDECAMYISHERGRRGSHHRFITEKRVFANWARTFDIHFYQPDWSPAPLPKNSTGTTVSPQSRRT from the exons CGCCATGGAGCAGCCGTGTTTCTGGCCATCACCATGTGCACCAGCTTGTTCTTCATATAcaatatcaacaacaacaacaacaacgatggTAGGGCTGGAAGTTCTGCTGCGTCCACCCAGAAACCGCACAAAGCGCCTCCCCCGCCACCTCTCCAGGGATACATCAGCATTATTGACCACAGT CCCCTGAAGATGCATTGCGGAAGCTGCTCACTGGTTACTAGCTCAGGTCACCTGACAGCCGGAGGGCGCGGAAAGGAAATCGACAGTGCCGAGTGCGTGATCCGTATGAACGATGCGCCCAGCGGCCGTGGCTTTGGTCCAGACGTTGGCCGACGCACTACCCTGAGGGTGATTGCGCATTCTAGCATGCAGCGCGTCTTACGCAGTCGCCACGAACTGCTCAACTCCAGTCACGACACCGTGTTCATCTTCTGGGGCCCGAGCAACTACATGCGGCGGGATGGGAAGGGCCTGGTCTACAACAACCTGCGCCTCATGAACCAGGTGCTGCCCAAGCTTAAGGTCTACATCATCTCCTGGCAGAAGATGCTGCAGTTTGACGAGCTCTTCAAAAAAGAAACGGGCAAAGACAG GAGGACATCCAACTCCTGGTTGAGTACGGGTTGGTTCACGATGACGATAGCCCTACAGCTGTGCGACCGGATTAATGTTTACGGCATGGTGCCTCCAGACTTCTGCAA GGAAGCCCAGCGCCCGTCCGTCCCATACCATTATTACGAGCCCCTGGGGCCAGACGAATGCGCCATGTACATCTCCCACGAGCGCGGACGCCGAGGCAGCCATCACCGCTTCATCACAGAGAAGCGCGTCTTCGCTAACTGGGCACGGACGTTTGACATCCATTTCTACCAGCCCGACTGGAGCCCAGCACCTTTACCTAAAAACAGCACGGGGACCACAGTATCACCTCAGTCACGGAGGACGTGA